The Scyliorhinus canicula chromosome 20, sScyCan1.1, whole genome shotgun sequence genome has a window encoding:
- the LOC119954756 gene encoding LOW QUALITY PROTEIN: SCAN domain-containing protein 3-like (The sequence of the model RefSeq protein was modified relative to this genomic sequence to represent the inferred CDS: inserted 2 bases in 1 codon) translates to MHKMSSASKKKVRQYSEEYLKLGFIPAVHDERSPFCLLCQQCLTNESMKQGRLEVQLKAKHXNSDFNYFKTLKDKFEKRSTIKSLFTAQTDTVSRTLEASYEISLLIAKSGKNHIIGEDLIKPSISAFLKTVLEKDDKDVKAMPLSNNTVRRRIDEMSEDIETQLVEKLKSRKFSVQMDESTVRDSEALLLTYVRYIDKGEFAEEMLFCKSLETTTTAIDIYNKLKHYLDVNNIPMENITSCAADGAPVMMGKKNGCLKLMKDENPEMLLVHCVIHRENLVSKNISPVLNEVLKSVIKSINAIKANAKCERLFKQFCEDNNADHVRLLLHTEVRWLSKGNCLKRFMELFDELSDFLSDKPEMKHLLTVDGKAFVSYLADIFEKLNVLNKQLQGTNKTLVDAKAKIFGFISIIELCQKHISDKSFDQFHWLKKCEPTDAAVLVIVDHLKILASDLKERFSDLKQIDFPTWVMQPVLVDLSDVSMQYQEELSEIQNDESVKTLFNIKGAMAWLCDETETKYPNLTRFARKLLLPFPSSYLAECGFSAVNDLLLKKRN, encoded by the exons ATGCATAAAATGAGTAGTGCAAGCAAGAAGAAAGTTCGTCAGTATTCAGAGGAATATTTAAAACTTGGTTTCATACCCGCTGTCCATGATGAACGGTCACCTTTCTGCCTCTTATGCCAACAATGCTTGACCAACGAATCAATGAAACAAGGTCGTCTTGAGGTGCAATTGAAGGCGAAACA AAATTCAGATTTTAATTACTTCAAAACTTTAAAGGATAAGTTTGAAAAAAGATCAACAATAAAGTCTCTGTTCACTGCACAAACTGATACTGTCAGTCGTACTCTTGAGGCTAGTTATGAAATTTCTTTACTCATTGCTAAATCTGGAAAAAATCATATTATAGGGGAGGATTTAATTAAACCATCAATATCAGCATTTCTTAAAACTGTTCTGGAAAAAGATGACAAAGATGTTAAAGCCATGCCACTCAGTAACAACACTGTTAGGAGAAGAATAGATGAAATGAGTGAAGATATTGAAACACAACTTGTTGAAAAGCTGAAATCAAGAAAATTCTCAGTACAAATGGATGAATCaactgtgagagacagtgaggccTTATTGCTAACCTATGTAAGATATATTGATAAAGGTGAATTTGCTGAAGAAATGTTATTCTGCAAATCGTTAGAGACCACCACTACCGCCATTGATATATATAATAAACTAAAACACTACTTAGATGTCAATAATATACCAATGGAAAACATAACATCTTGTGCAGCTGATGGTGCTCCTGTTATGATGGGCAAGAAAAATGGCTGCTTAAAATTGATGAAAGATGAGAATCCAGAAATGCTTCTTGTGCACTGTGTTATTCATAGAGAGAACTTAGTGTCGAAAAATATTTCTCCTGTACTTAATGAGGTACTGAAATCAGTTATAAAATCTATCAATGCTATCAAAGCTAATGCCAAATGTGAGCGTCTTTTCAAGCAATTTTGTGAAGATAACAATGCAGACCATGTGAGACTTTTACTTCACACTGAGGTACGGTGGCTTTCGAAGGGGAATTGTTTGAAAAGATTCATGGAACTATTTGATGAGCTTAGTGACTTTTTAAGTGATAAGCCTGAAATGAAGCACCTGCTAACCGTTGATGGAAAAGCGTTTGTGAGTTATTTAGCAGATATTTTTGAAAAACTGAATGTGTTGAATAAACAACTTCAAGGAACAAATAAAACTCTTGTTGATGCAAAGGCGAAGATATTTGGCTTTATTTCAATTATCGAGTTATGCCAAAAACATATTTCTGACAAAAGTTTTGACCAGTTTCATTGGCTAAAGAAATGTGAGCCGACTGATGCTGCTGTACTTGTCATTGTGGATCATCTGAAAATATTGGCCTCTGATTTGAAAGAAAGATTTTCTGATTTAAAACAGATTGATTTTCCAACATGGGTGATGCAGCCAGTGCTAGTGGATCTATCTGATGTTTCAATGCAGTACCAAGAAGAACTCTCGGAAATACAAAATGATGAGTCAGTTAAAACTTTATTCAACATAAAAGGAGCGATGGCATGGCTTTGTGATGAGACAGAAACTAAATACCCAAATTTAACCAGGTTTGCAAGAAAACTGTTGTTACCGTTCCCATCTTCATATTTAGCTGAATGTGGTTTTAGTGCTGTAAATGATTTGCTACTGAAGAAAAGAAATTGA